From Girardinichthys multiradiatus isolate DD_20200921_A chromosome 19, DD_fGirMul_XY1, whole genome shotgun sequence:
CATCCCACTGAAAGGAGTCTCTGTGGGAGACACAGAACTTAGTGAAtggattatatatatatatatatatatcccttCTGACTTGGGACCATCTTGATTCAATAAGAGAGAAAGGTGGATGGATTGGTTGGTTACCTgtacggatggacggacggcaGACTATGATCTGTTTTGTTCAGTAGTAAAGTTTTATCCATTTTCCTGCTACCACAACCTTATTCGGTTATTGTTTAACTCATCCATTTTCTGAACAAGTTTCAATAATAGATGAAATCTGTTTGAGTtaccttctgtttttgctctgtttttaccttgtttttttgctttgtaaGCAAGCAAAAGCTGTCTTCCATTTACATGCAAAAAGGGgactaaaagaaaaagaaaaccaacaaaAGCCACCAATGTTTTTGGCTTGTTTAAACCTGTAAATACCGAAACTTTACTTTCTTTAAATCTCTATATCTATCTGTATTTACATGGCAaaagcaatttttttaaataaattatatctCTGTCTTTATATATATCGATTTATATATATCATATAGTAAATTCTATTTACACTGTAAAGACCAGAACTACTTGTTCCAAAAGAGGATTTATACAAATGGGCTGAACTCTTCTTTCATTACTGTACAGGTTTAAGCTTcccttgaaaaagaaacaaacatcgGCAGTAATGCTACCACTCATGCTCACAAACGCCATTCTAGTGGACGTAATACAGCCAGTAGACCAGGTTAAAGAAGGTGAATGTGATTGGGAAGATGACTCGGGACCACTTGTCTATGGCGTTGACGTCCGTGAGGTCCGGGATCTTGACTTTGAGCTGTGAGGCCCTCCTCCGCAGGCGGCTCTTCTTGTGTCCAATCGGCCGGTCGAGGGCAGGTCGTCCATACAGTTCGCGGCTTGTCATGGGCTTGCGGTACTGTATACTAGCACTGTCGTAGGAAAACATGGTGGCCCGGGGATCATTGAGAGCACCCCTCATGTCCGGTCCCCCCATTTCAGTGGGGAGGTTCGTCAGAAGGATGTTGCCATGAGCGTCAACCTTAAGAGAAACAAGAGGAGATTTCTGATATATTTTCAGCTGCAAAGAAGGTTATATTCATAAATACGTTTGTTCACCTACTTCAGGCAGCTGCCCTGTCATTGATGCAAGGCATTTCTGTTCTTGTGGTTTTAGTCGAGAAAAACTTCAGATTGATTCCTCACTTCTTCATATCTCCATTTTGTAACCATGCATTGCCATTTCATTTCATtctgtttcatttcatttcatttcgtTTCATCCAATACTACTTCTTTTTTGTACCCGCAGACAAACCGTTTGTTAGCTTTGTACTTATATCATTTTGGTTTAACGTTCTTTATAGGTAAGCATTTTCATAACATTGTTTAAATTTCATGGATAATATAATTGCATATTACTTTCAGGAAACTTAGCATTACAACCTATGTTATTGAACTTCTTATCTCCATTTGGGCCAGTTGACTCTTTTGAAATGAAAGATTATGACTtatgatcaaaccaaaataactgagTGGCTTTCTGCCGGCACATTATTTATTGGAGTCATAAAGTCACGTTTTCTTCTATTAAAATACGAGTAGCATATAGAAAAATTACTTCAAATCCTCAGTTGCCAAAGCAGATATGAAACATCTATGTTGTAAGAATGAATTGATGCATGGTTGGTATGAAATGTCCTGCAGCAGATGGCTCCGTTTCATACCAAAACTACAAAGATAGATATTTTCAGTGACTATGTAAACCTGACATTTTAGGGCTTTAAGTTTTAGATTTCCAAACaaatcttttaaataaagttttctaaatTAGTTTAGTAAAACATTCATACTTTCCTAATATGTAAGTGGCCGTGTCATCAGACAAGTAATACTGACCcagtcttatttttttattgcatgcCATAGGCTCAAGTGTCTCAAGTGATTTTTTCCACTCAGATCTTCACCTACCTGCACTTTATTGCTCTCAAGTCGGCTCTTGTTCTCGTTGTTGGACTTTGCTGCTTTTTCTGCCGCTTTCTTCTGTAGGTGAGGACCACGGCCGAAAAATATGTAATTAACGAAGGCATACTCCAGCAGGGCCAGAAACACAAAGACGAAGCAGCCCATAAGGTAAATGTCAATGGCCTTGACGTAGGGGATCTTCGGCAGGGTCTCCCTCAGGTGGGTGTTGATGGTGGTCATGGTCAGCACAGTGGTTATACCTGCAGATGCGCACAATTAAACGGAAGATTCAAAATTGATCAGAATTTTTAATCGTCAGTCTTACTGCAACATTCCGGCGAACATCAGATTCCTCATAATTCTGGTTATGTAGTTCACACAAACATCTTAGATTAGACATGTCACCAACAAGaactgcttttcttcagctgtctTCAAAATGTCCTCAGAACTTCTCTATCTAGTAAAAAACCTTTTCCTGCTGCATAGTTGGTGTTTTTTAGTCTCCAACACATAAAGAATACATGACTTTGCTCATGCTACTGAACCCTGTCTTTACATAAAAGCTGCCAACAGATGTGAAAAGTTCCTCCTAAAACAAGACAAATCTAAGATTTATGCTTATAGgaattgtcttgttttttgtattttgaaagCTGAAAAGCTGtaaaagaaaccataaatagtcattttaaatataaatttttagtGTCAAGCCTTGAACATGAATTCTgtctatttttaaatgaaaagattaACTCGTTTAAAGGTGATGTGAAAAAGTATGAGTGTGCTATGACTGCAGTGATACTTTGTTGACATTTGTGGTACTTGGAGAGGTCTTTCTCAGCCTTCCGGTCTTTATTTGGTTGTCTGTTGAGACTCAAGTTAGCCCAAGACCACTTCTGATTGATTGATCAGTCCCACTTGATGTCTCCTCCCCCAGAAGCTTGCACTCACAGGATCACAGTCAGGAAGGTCAGACCAAACCTAAGACATAATCGAAAAGCCTTGCCTACTCAGTTTAGAGGCCTGGCCAACCACTTGGTTTCGGTGTGGATATATATTTTTACCAGTGTTTTGCACTATTCCATATGCATTTATTTCTATGTAAATGTTGCAAGATTCTAATTTCTCTAGCCTCCATCTACCTCAGATGTAGTCAGCATTGCTTAATAACTTTCCATCTTTTGTGTCCAATCTAGTTCTGAACACGAGAGGAAGCAACAAGAAATCAAACAGACAGAAACCAACAGCTGATGCTAAAAGCTGACCGGTCTGGATGGTCCAGAAACTTTGAATgtctccttcctttcttcctcctCTCAGTTTAAAGTAGAAATTACAATCAGAATTAGGtaataaaactgctttttttagACTCCTGAGAGACTGATAAACTCTATAAATATTAGATTTTAAATCAGTTAAGGGAATAAGATTTTCAACATTGAGCATGACTCAGAACTTCCCTTGACTCTAGATAAATCTTCAACCAGAGAAACATTCCCCCATAGACCATttccttgtgtttttatgtaaaagaggTCATTCCAAGGAAAGGTCCAGAAGGTTAGAAAGATTTTGAGATTATGAGCCCGATTGATTTGTGAATTGTTTTAAGtcgtctgtgttttttttttttttttaatgtaatatcGAGTTTAAAATTTAagctgaaaatattttctgaacATAATGTTAAATCTAATATGTGGCCATGACTAAAAAAGGAGAAACAATATTCTGTTTTCTATACAGAAAAGCCTTTATGATTGCATATCTAATTGAAATTAGctggaaaatgttatttttgcaaaaacagaTTATTGTGCAACTCTCATGTTACAAAACCTTATTTTAATTAGCAATAAGCAAATCAATCTTTAAATTGTGAATTATATTTTCTTGAAATAACATGGATTCTGTctctattaaataatattttctaaacTAGTGAGTAAGGAACTATGCAATTCACACATAGGGTAGatagaaagagaaaaatccCAAATCTTTTATTaaacaacaagaaacaaaaagtgCCACAAGCCAAGTTTATAAATTTCTACCATAGATCCCCCTAATCTGATGAGTGAATATCATGTAAAAATAGCCATGGAAGTTTGTTGTCTTTTTAGGTAGCAAGACCAAACAAAGGTAACTTAACCTAAGAGTAAATTGTGAAGAAAAGTCACTGACCTAATGCCACTCTGGCAGCTGAGGCATCATAGTTTATCCAGAAGGAGACCCAGGACAGGATGGTGATCAGGATGGATGGCATGTAGGTCTGCAAGATGAAATAGCCAATATTCCTCTTCAGTTTAAAACTCAGTGACAGACGTGGATATGAACCTGTTTGGTGAAGAAAATGGTAGAAAACCCTTGTGATCTTTAAACAGATTGgtgataaaagacaaataatgaAACATAAGTTTCTGCacaatattttactaaatgtttctATACATACATTATAGTTGGTCAGTACAGACAATGAAAATCATCAATATTTACCCGAATAGAATCTAAATACTGTATACAAAGAATCATCTAAAATACGTTTTTCATTAAACAGGGTTTATTATTACCTGTGGCAAACACGGCCTTCTTGGAGAGGGTTTGGTAATCTATGATGGAGAATTGAGGAAGCTCAATGTTCTCCACACCGGTGACTGATCCGGCGTTGCTTCCTCCCTGCCAGTAAAACTCAATGTCGTCTGTGGTGTATCCATCTGACAgaagcaggaaaacaaacattaaaaactgaAGTCAACCACATTTGGCTTTGGGTACTTGCACAGGTAGGAATAGAGAGATCACAATAATcctaaaaaacatttagaaacaagTGTGAATTTGTTTTGAGGGAGTGTTCGAACctattaacttttattttgttattttaaggaAGATTATTAGCAGAAGTGATTGAAATATTCAGGTCCCTTTATTGTACATAAGCTGAACAGTTTTGCCTGCCTTTCTGTCTGCCTATCAACCTTCCCCCCTCCATCTGAACaagtttgtttcagtttcttaTATCCAGGaacttgttcttttggtcagtCGGCTGTGAAGTGGTCAAGTGCATGTCGAAGCTCCTTGTTTCAATATCATAAATAGGAAACAGAACCATCCAGCCATGAAAGCTGTATTTATCTCGTTTGCATTGACAGGCATTAGCAACCCAGAACATTGTACTCAGAGCAGCAATTATCACTCTTTGAGGTCATTTGTTCATCTGTGTTGCTGGGAAAAGACAAAGAGAAGCTATCTTATCTGGACTGAGTTCCATAAAATGCACCACTAACTCCTCTGCAGAGGCGCTGTTACTCCTGTCTTGATTCTGAGAGATGGcaggaaagaaaatgaaatagaTAAATGGATGGGGCTTGATCTGTAGTAATAAAGATATTTATCCAATACTGATGAAGAAGCTCTGGATTTACTGGTCCATCTACTCTCCGACCCTACCCTATGAATTATGACTGAAGGACAAGATCCTGAATACAAGAAATAAGGTGTATAGCTCAGTCAACCAGGGaagggcttggagtagagcagCTGCTCGTCAGCTTTAAGAGAAAGATACGGTAGTTCAAATATCTGATCAACATGCCTTCTAAACGCCTCCCCGCCGAAGATTTTTGTACATGTCCCACTGTGACATCAAAGCAAACCCAGATAGGATTATAAATCCCTTCTGGCATGAGACCACCTTGTGACCCACCACAAGGAGCTAGTGAATGTCGGTGGGAAGAGGGGGAAACTGCATTTGGCCTTTTAGTTCTAATTATATCATCCTTTGTTTACTCAAAGATAGCGTCCTTTTTTGACCCCAACAACTGCAAGACGGCGAGGCTTCTAGAGTAGCCTCCCTGTCAcatcatctctacaacagacaAGACGTTAGGTAGACAAGTCGGTAAGGGAAGTAAGAAGTCAGTCTGACATAATGTCTGATTCACAGCTGTGTTGGTGTGTGACTGAATAACCTGAACTGTTGGTGCCCTCCAGGATGGAttgtaaacatgtttatttcCCATGATATGTACTGGGAAAAATGGTCTCCACTGCAGAGTTACAAGATGAAAACCACAGCTAAACACCTAGGCTTGACtcacattttccaaaaaagTAAAGCTGATCCCTGAGACATTTTGGAAAAAACTTTGTGGACCGAAGAGATGAAAGTAGAACTTTTTGGAAGATTTACATTCTATTACATTTGGCTTAAACTTAACACAATATTTCTGAAAAAGAACATTATCCTTATAGTCAAAGATGGTGGTAGCAGTATAATGGTCTGGGTCTTTGCTTCTTTAGTACCCGTACAATTTGCTTCCCAAGtggcaaaacaaatgtttagggGTCAGTAGCTTTTTTTTACACAGGTGTTACATGCAGCAGTGTCTGCATGTCAGTGATTGGATCCTTCTCTTCCTGAGTTTCTGTTGTTTCTTGCTGTTAGGTTCCTGCAGCTGGGAGGATGCAGCTAATAGCACATTGCCATTGATGAGCTGGGTTAAAGCTGGGAGAGGAGCTGGTCTCATTGCCAGTTGCCCATTTGGCAGCAAGTGTGCTGCATGAGCTTGGTGAGAGCTTGGTTTGCCTGGTGGTTTTGAGTGTGCTAAATTGAGGGATGTTTCCTTAGAAAAGGGTTTTTAAGTATAGGAAAGCTAGTCTTGGTTTTAATTTTGTGGCTGTGCAGCGTGGCTTGAGCTTAAGAGGGGGcttaagttttctttttctgagtcCCTTTGAGACTGTAGGCTTTTTTTTCAATTGCTATATGCTGTCCATGTCCACTGTTTGTTCtacaattatgtttttttttcaaaataaacagacatttatgttACTTGCCATATTGTCTTTATGGGAAGTAACACAGATCTGAGTAAGTTTGGATAGCTCTTGTTTTCCAAATTATGgaattcatcatttaattactgttttttgtgtttactcagaTTTTCTTTCTATGATAATCTAAAATGTTTATGTGTGACCACTGAAAAAGTCTCTAAGGCGGCACATACTTTTCCGTGGCACTCCATATGAAGGAAGCATGATGCAGTTAAATAACTTTTTACCAGCTAAAACATTACAGGCTTGCCGTTTCCAATATGAGACCTTTAACTTCTATTTCTTACTTGAATCTAGGTGCAGACTTTTTTATTAGTCACGTTTCTTTGTGCATTAAAGCAAGAAACAAAAGCTGCAGATTTGCTGCTAAATGTTGCATCtcatattcatttttattctacactcaaaactgatgtttaaaaaaatccctGCTTCTTTCCAGCTGCTGGACATCTTCCAGTTTGCCAGAGGCTGAGTAGcaccaaaaataaagcctttccTTTACTTTCCCTGGCCTTAACTTTCTTTGGGCTACATCTACATGCTTAAACAGGGTGACTCGGCCCCGATGCCCCATCGGTAATTAGACCCATTTAATTGGGCCGATTTGTTTCTCCTTTCAGGCTCTCCATCTTATCTGCAGTCAGCTGAAAGATTTCTGGGAATTAACAGCTTATCAGAAGCAGAAGAGCTTCATTATGCTTTTACTTCTCATCCATTTTCTGTGAGAAGAAGAGCATTTTTGAAGGGTTTAAGTGatccattaaaataatttgaacaaggtgaatgatttaaaagcagaaCAGCCCATTTTAATACTTTTCTTCCACAGGGATACAAATATCTCctgatttactgaaataaattccgtttgagtttttttttttttttttaacctctgaTCCGACTGAGCTCAGTTTCCTGAGTTTGAACTCACAGTAATGTCTTCGCTATTTCTCCTGTCAGGTTTGTTAGATGGTAAAAGATTCTGTGTATAGAGAAAGATTTTGCGTGTAGGCCAGAAaattcaattttggtttcatctgaccagagcgtcttcttccacatctttgctaTGTTGTCTAAATGTCTGCTTTCAAACTGGAAGGGTTTTATGGCTATCTTGTTGCCATTCTTCAATAAAGGCATGACACACAGTGCATGACTAACAGttaaattaacacatttttccaACTGAGCTGTGCAGCccctccagagctaccatgggcTCTTTCTGCTACTCTGTTTGCCAAGCCCGTCATGGACATTCAAAGCTTGTGATTCTGTTTTATTAACCAAATCTGCTTTAATATTCTACACAGCTTTAACCCTGATCTGTCTGGGGTTCCTTGGTCTACTTCATATCACTTTATCACATAAAActcaacaaaatagaaaaagttatagactgaggaaaaaaataaattccctGGAGCAGAGTCTGCTTGGATTTAGCCTTCCTATTCAATTTCCTTTCTGATAATTTTATCTAAGCAACACGATTAAATTAAGTTCAAGTCTTGGATTTTTATCACTTTACTAATATGTGAGATTTAGGCAGAACATTTTATGTCATTTTGATGTAATACAATCTGTATTTAAATGTCAAACATTCCCATGCTTGACAGCTAACCAGGTTTGGACACTTGATTTTCATActcaaatgtaacatttatttgatactGTTCTGACCAGATTCACTCAGACAGTCCAGAAGAGCATGCATAAGCATTCTTCTGTTAGATTAAAAAGGACAGCTAAAATCAGTAAGACAGTAAATCGAAGGAACTTGGGAGCACAGCCATGAGCCTTTGTTTCTACTCACAGTTCAACTCACAATGAACAGAACCCTAACACTATTTTAATCTTAGCCTACATCGGTTTAATCTGTTGGAGAAATGAGAGGGACTAAagagctcaacagacatcggtACCGCTGAAGATCATCCCCGCTTATTACTAGAGAAAACCTATTCCATTTATCTTTAAGAAACATCAGGAATACATGGATGATGCCTTAGGAATTGATGTGCTGTAGTAAAACTGTTGCTTTAGTCAGTTGTGGTAAATAATTAATTGATCTAAAAGGCTAAACGTTGGATTAACTGGTCCATCTGTATCACAACTCCATCTTTTAGAGGAAAAATCTGTTACCATCTTGAAGCAGGTCCTGCTAGAAGTAGAAAACAATGCATGATGGATAATTCAAAATCTCTGAACAAGGGTTGTTGACAATCAAGCCCTGATGCAGAGCTGGAAAAGGAACCAATTTATCAGTGTTCCAACCATTACCAATGGTCATAAGATATAGATCCTGACTAATATCATGGATTAAAGCTGCTGAATTGAACTTCAACTGGTAAAAGTGGTGGGCTCTACCCTGGAGATAAGATGAACTCCATCATTTGGGGGAACCTTAAGAGctactgctcctccacatataataggagtcagctgaggtgtttCTGAACTGTCCATCTTATAAGGGACAGTTCCCTGTGGGGATCCTGTTGACACCCTGGGACAAACCTAGAACTGGAGAGATTATTTTCCCCTTCTCTGCTGGACACATTCTGAAATTCTGCAGGAGAAGCAAAAGAGAGTCCAATGACTATGCTCTAGATTGATGCAGGAAAGCAGCCATTTTGTTGCCATAATTCTAACTTAGAAATAAATGTCCCTCCACACTTATTATATGAAAAACCTAAATGGTTTCCACTGTCAGAATGGGGCTTTGCTGGGTTCCAGAATTGCAGCTTCACCTGTTGCTTTACATGCATGACATCTAGCCAATAGCTAATTTGTAGACTTGATCATTGGTTAAgcttcaggaaaaaaaagaaaaacactcccCATAACATAAACAAAGCGAGTCATATACAGTAATTGATTCTTTGCAGAGCTCATATGGCTTTCATGCATACACATGACTTATGCATGAAGCTCCAGGTGGACAGGTGCTCCACGCTCTCTAAATGTAGACATATATAATGTGTGAGACTTTAACTATTCATGTCAGCATTGTTAATTATTTAACTGAAGCACTCCGGACAGGTCCGGTCAAACAGAAACTGTCAGTTTGCATTAGTTGGTGTGAAGCTGAATGTGACTTCAGTAACCAACGAGGAAGATGATTCTGACCTGATAAACTGTGTGGAGCTGTTTTATACTCAGCTCCTGCAGTGTATGCTTCTAGGTTTCAGTCCTGCTCTTCCAGATCTCTCACGCAATGCTTTGTTTTGCTCTATTGCAGTTTTGCTCATCTTTGGTTTGCCTTCTAAAAACCAAGTGTTTAGTTTCACCACATGACTGTTAAGTCCAGCATTTGGATCCTTTTATCAAAGATCATGACAGCTTCTTGTGTGATATCTGAATAACAGGCTGATCTACCCAGGTTGGCTGAACATTTCTTGAATCAATTTGCACACAGACTTTGTGCTGCTTACAGCTCTCGATCTCCAAGGTGCAGTTTTGCTCATCCAGCGGGTATCTGCGCAGATCCATCATACAGGCGGCTGTTGTGGTGATCCTTGAaggagaaacaaaataaaaaatgttcattTGACTTCCTGACGTTTTGGGGGGGGGGAATGTATAACTCAAAGAACCAACCTTCTAAACCTCAAATTACACAAATCCTTTTAAACCTTAAGTGGAGCGAAACTATCCGTCTCGTTCCCATAATTACCTTTGCTCTGCTCAATTGACATACCCAGCTCTTCCCCCTTTGGAAAGCTTTGTGTTAAGCTTTGTGGTTTAATCTTAATTATAGCAGTGAGTTAGCAATAAAACCGAATAAAACCCTTGGTGAAGTTTTACAGGCGAAACAAGAACCAACTGTTCTCCAAACGGATTGAGCCACACCTTATTTACAGCCTCATGTATAGTGTGTTTGACAGCAAACACAGTTAAAGGTCCTCCCAGATATCCACTGTAGCATTCAGGTAGATTACAATTAATGTCCTGTAGTGGGAAGATAAATTACAAGCATTTTTCTGGCTGACTTGCACTCATAGTCATTCAGACTGAAAATCCGACTGCGCAGGGAATACATGAAGCAAATAAAAATCCCTGCATGCTTCATGTACTTTAATTAGACATATTACGGCTGCATTATATTCGGTAAGGCTTATTAAAAGTATCTATtgttaaattaaatacattcaggtcaaaataaaacattcctattaaaatgttttatgttgatTTACTGACGTACAAATTAGGACAGTAGTTCTAAAATGATTTAGGCCGAGCCTATttagagaaaaaacattttccaaccCCCCTGTCCTtccaataaaatggaaaaatattggtcaaactgaatttcacttaaagaaaaaaaaaaaaacagtatcagTATCAATCAGTGTCAATCCATTGTTTAATTACATTTCCCTCATTGTGTCAAAAAGAGAATGAACTACTTTTAGTCATTTAGTTCAACAGAACTGCAACTTTCTCCTTACAAGTCAACGAGTAGACACTTTCCATTTGACTGTCTGTCCATGCCCTTTTCACTAACTTTATGATTTATCTAAAGCTTCCTAATGTGCTCAGTGTGTCCAAGACAAAGACGGACAGTCTAGGAGTATT
This genomic window contains:
- the gabrb1 gene encoding gamma-aminobutyric acid receptor subunit beta-1, whose protein sequence is MWITVCGVSLLITVVCGAQSANEPSNMSYVKATVDKLLKGYDIRLRPDFGGAPVDVGMSIDIASIDMVSEVNMDYTITMYFQQSWRDKRLSYTGIPLNLTLDNRVADQLWVPDTYFINDKKSFVHGVTVKNRMIRLHPDGTVLYGLRITTTAACMMDLRRYPLDEQNCTLEIESYGYTTDDIEFYWQGGSNAGSVTGVENIELPQFSIIDYQTLSKKAVFATGSYPRLSLSFKLKRNIGYFILQTYMPSILITILSWVSFWINYDASAARVALGITTVLTMTTINTHLRETLPKIPYVKAIDIYLMGCFVFVFLALLEYAFVNYIFFGRGPHLQKKAAEKAAKSNNENKSRLESNKVQVDAHGNILLTNLPTEMGGPDMRGALNDPRATMFSYDSASIQYRKPMTSRELYGRPALDRPIGHKKSRLRRRASQLKVKIPDLTDVNAIDKWSRVIFPITFTFFNLVYWLYYVH